One genomic segment of Erpetoichthys calabaricus chromosome 7, fErpCal1.3, whole genome shotgun sequence includes these proteins:
- the rrh gene encoding visual pigment-like receptor peropsin — MENLSAAGGHQLRGDSVFSQTEHNVVAAYLITAGVVSLLSNLVVLAMFVKYRELRTATNAIIINLAFTDIGVSGIGYPMSAASDLHGSWKFGYAGCQIYAALNIFFGMASIGLLTVVAIDRHLTICRPDTGRTMTGRTYAYLITAAWVNAFFWAIMPIAGWASYGPDPTGATCTVNWRKNDSSFISFTMSVIAVNFVVPLVVMFYCYYGVSRAVKCCSSGQYLDNINMDWSEQMDVTKMSVVMILMFLVAWTPYSVVCLWASFGDPKQIPASLAIIAPLFAKSSTFYNPCIYVIANKRFRRSIVAMLRCQTRKEITINTLVPMTISQLPLTQ, encoded by the exons ATGGAGAACCTCTCTGCAGCCGGCGGGCATCAGCTCAGAGGAGACTCCGTGTTCTCCCAGACGGAGCACAACGTGGTGGCAGCGTACCTGATAACGGCAG GTGTCGTGAGTCTCCTCAGTAACCTTGTGGTGTTGGCCATGTTTGTGAAGTACAGAGAGCTTCGAACGGCCACCAATGCCATCATCATCAACCTGGCGTTCACCGACATCGGCGTCAGCGGCATCGGCTACCCCATGTCGGCGGCCTCAGACCTCCACGGCAGCTGGAAGTTTGGATACGCGGGCTGTCAG ATCTACGCTGCACTGAACATCTTCTTTGGCATGGCGAGCATCGGACTCCTCACCGTTGTGGCCATCGACCGTCACCTCACcatctgcagaccagacacag GTAGGACCATGACGGGCCGCACGTATGCCTACCTCATCACTGCAGCCTGGGTAAACGCCTTCTTCTGGGCCATCATGCCCATTGCAGGGTGGGCCAGCTATGGACCCGATCCAACAGGAGCGACTTGTACAGTCAACTGGAGGAAGAACGACTC GTCCTTCATCTCATTCACCATGTCGGTAATTGCCGTGAACTTCGTGGTGCCCTTGGTGGTCATGTTCTACTGCTATTACGGGGTCTCTCGGGCGGTGAAGTGCTGCAGCAGTGGCCAGTATCTGGACAACATCAACATGGACTGGTCGGAGCAGATGGACGTGACAAAG ATGTCCGTGGTGATGATCTTAATGTTTCTTGTGGCTTGGACGCCGTACTCCGTCGTGTGTCTCTGGGCGTCCTTTGGAGATCCAAAGCAGATTCCTGCGTCCCTGGCCATCATCGCCCCTCTCTTTGCCAAGTCCTCCACCTTCTACAATCCTTGCATTTATGTCATTGCTAACAAGAG GTTCAGAAGATCGATTGTCGCCATGCTACGCTGCCAGACCCGGAAGGAGATCACCATCAACACTCTGGTGCCCATGACCATCTCCCAGCTGCCTTTAACCCAGTAG